TTAGTATTGCAACCCCATCAAATGGCTGACGATCGACGACGCATCTTCGCCATCATGTGGCgtgtatatatgtatgtatatgcaGCTCGTCGGCTACGTGTCCTAACCCATGGCCAGCAGAAGAACCCTATCTCTGCACAGCACCCATCAAGGTAATTAGCTAGTAGTAATTTGCAACTGTATCAGGCTCTAATAACCTTTGTGCTTGAACTTTGAATTGAAGAGAAATCATCCATTGTCTGAACTTAATCTGTAGACGATCTTTATTTCTTTCACCTGAAAAGATTGTGCATGTGTTGCTGCATATGGGTGCACGCAGTATCAATTCGCCAACTACTCTGCAAACTACATCTACTGGGGCAAGGGCAGCATCCGGCTGCAGCTCATCAACCAGCGCTCCGACTTCTCCTTCGCCCTCTTCACCGGCGGCCTCGACAACGTACGTCACCTCACCTCTGCTGATTAACTGCAATCAAGGCCGTCTGTATGTCTCATCGTTACATCCATCGATCGATCCATGAATGCAGCCGAAGCTGATCTCGGTGTCGGAGCCGATCTCGTTCAAGAACCCCAAGGCGCCCGTGTTCCCGCGCCTCGCGCAGGGCAAGTCACACGACGAGATGACGGTGACGTGGACCAGCGGCTACGACATCGGCGAGGCGTACCCGTTCGTGGAGTGGGGCGCCTTGGTCGCCGGCGCCGCCCAGCCCCAGCAGCTCGCGCGCGCGCCCGCCGGCACGCTCACCTTCAACCAAGGCAGCATGTGCGGCGAGCCGGCGCGCACCGTCGGGTGGAGGGACCCCGGGTTCATCCACACCGCCTTCCTCAGGGACCTCTGGCCCAACAAGGAGTGAGTACACTGCCATTGCACTTGATTGCGTTGCAGACCGCGGTGTTGTGATTCCAGGGCTGTGTTTGTGTTTAGTTGAGTGAAATTTGGAAATTTAGCTACCGtaacattttcgtttttatttggcaattagtatttaattatggactaattaggctcaaaacgttcgtctcacgatttttaaccaaactgtgcaattagtttttttcgtttatatttaatgctccaaccacatatcgcaagattcgatatgatcaTATAGCACTTTTTTAGAAAACTTTTTTTAACTAAAGAAGGCCATCTAGCGAGCGCATGCAGTTGTCAGCTTTAATCTTTGTCACAACTTCCCAAGGTGTCATCGACGGCGACGCTTTATTTCTCGAGGAATGTGTCACTAGTTGTCAGCTTTAAGCACGTGCACGTGTACTCTCTGTTCGAATTTTTAGGTTTCACTCTCTTGGACTTTGTGCTTCAGGTACTACTACAGGATCGGGCACGAGCTCCACGACGGGTCCGTGGTGTGGGGCAAGCGGGCCTACACATTccgcgcgccgccgtcgccggggCAGAAGTCGCTGCAGCGCGTCATCGTCTTCGGCGACATGGGAAAGGCGGAGCGAGACGGGTCGAACGAGTACGCGGCGTACCAGCCGGGGTCGCTGAACACGACGGACACGCTGATCAGTGACCTGGACAACTACGACATCGTGTTCCACATCGGCGACATGCCGTACGCCAACGGCTACATCTCGCAGTGGGACCAGTTCACGGCGCAGGTGGCGCCCATCACAGCCACGAAGCCCTACATGGTGGCCAGCGGCAACCACGAGCGGGACTGGCCCGACACGGCGGCGTTCTGGGACGTGGAGGACTCCGGCGGCGAGTGCGGCGTGCCGGCCGAGACCTACTACTACTACCCCGCCGAGAACAGGGCCAACTTCTGGTACAAGGTGGACTACGGCATGTTCCGCTTCTGCGTCGCCGACTCGGAGCACGACTGGCGGGTGGGCACGCCGCAGTACGAGTTCATCGAGCACTGCCTGTCGACGGTGGACCGGAAGCACCAGCCGTGGCTCATCTTCGCGACGCACCGCGTGCTGGGCTACTCCTCCAACGCCTGGTACGCCGGCGAAGGGTCCTTCGAGGAGCCCGAGGGCCGCGAGAACCTGCAGAAGCTCTGGCAGAAGTACCGCGTCGACATCGCCTTCTTCGGCCACGTCCATAACTACGAGAGGACCTGCCCTATGTACCAGGTAGTAACCTACTAACCCAGGAGATTCTGCAGTAATCCTTGGTAATTAATCCTAACTTTACCCTGCAACGAACGATGGAGCAGAGCCAGTGCATGACCAGCGAGAAGAGCCACTACTCCGGGACGATGAACGGGACCATCTtcgtggtggccggcggcggcggctgccaccTGTCGGAGTACACAACGGCGATCCCCAAGTGGAGCATCTACCGCGACCATGACTTCGGCTTCACGAAGCTCACGGCTTTCAACCACTCGTCGCTGCTGTTCGAGTACAAGAAGAGCAGCGACGGCAAGGTCTACGACTCCTTCACCATCCACAGGGACTACCGCGACGTGCTCCGATGCGTGCACGACAGCTGCTTCCCGACGACGCTGGCCACCTAAAAGTTTTGGCTTTGGTCCAAATAAAATGTGTCAAATCACCTATGAGTAGAATAATGTGCCCCGTGAAGGCACACTGTAACTGTGTGCATAGCGCACGACAGTGAGTGGTGTCGCTGTGATCCGTCTTGTACAATATTAAGTAAAAATAATATTGATGGCTAAACTCTATCTAAACAAAAATCGATAATACAAAATTATCTTGGAATTGATACACTACatatgttctaaattataaatcgttGATGTGTTTCTAGGTACATCACTTTTATTATATATCATGTAGATGTGCATAGCAGAAGTCATGTACTTGAAAAATTCAAGATGACTTCGAATTTAGAATAGAGGAAGTGGTAATATAAGTTCATGTTTAAATTGAGCATGATGTTGTCTAAAATCTATGTTGGAAAACTTCTGTCAATTACAACTGAACAACCTGACACTTCCATGGAGTGTCGGACATTCCAGCTATAGACATCGGATGGGCTGGCACGTGCCACGTCAACAAGTCAGCAGAGTTTAGTCAATTAATAGAAGTCGTCGGGACCGGCGGACGATCTGGCATGGGACACCACACACACAGACACACACACCAGATGGTCCAAATGCGGTGCTCAAGGTGGACATGCACTGCGACGGCTGCGCCAAGCGCATCCGCAGCTCCGTCCGCTGCTACCGAGGCAAGCAAAGCAACGCAAACCGCGCCTTTGCCTAGGCAACGgaacgccaactgatcgccggtGGTTGGGCTCGTTAACTTGGCAGGCGTGGAGGGCGTGGCGATGGAGGTGGACAAGGGCACCATGACGGTGGTGGGCCGCTTCGACGCCAAGAAGCTGTGGGACCGTGCCGCCAACAACACTAGGAAGAAGGTCGACCTCGTCGGCGGCAACAACAATAACAAGGGCGGTCGggcaccggcgccggcgccggcgggaaCAACAAGCAGGGGCCAGGGAGGAGTAGGCGGCGGCGGAAACCAGCAGCACAAGGGCGCCAACGAAGAGGACGGCAAGCAGGCGGACAAAGAGCAGGAAGGCAAGGAGAAGGACAAGGGCGGTCGCCAGGAGGAGGGGAAGGGGACGGGTAACAAcatggtcggcggcggcggtggtggaggaggggaAGGGAAGGGCGCCGACGAGGACAACAAAGCCCGTCGTGGTGCGTACTGCGTAGTGCgtactactcccatcttattccACTCCCTGTATGAATTCTCTGCTCTTTTCCTCGTTGATCGTTGGCATGATTCCGTCGCCATGCTAATCAGCCAAATGCCGGTAGTAGCCTACCCTTCGATAGATCAGTGAAATTTTCTGTCAGTGATCATTCAGATGGTGCAGTGCTGCTGTACTACTGGATTGGATAGTTCTTCATCATGCAtaaaggaaaatgaaaaaaaaaagaaaagaaatgggtGCTCGATCCTCCAATCCATCCTCATGAGCCACACATGATCACTGAACGAATTTTGTGCCTGCcacatttttttcttcttctgctGTTCTTTGATTCCCCCAGCATATGCTGTGCTGCTCTTTCTTCCTTCACATTGTCAGTTCGTTCAGTGTTAGTATTTACTAGTAATTAGTAGCAGCAGCATCATTGTTAAGGGGAAAAAAACTAAAGTTTGCTCTGAATCTGAGGGAATTTGGTTGTGCTATGACGATGACGATGCAGCCGGTGGTTGCGACGGTGGTGCTCAAGATCGGCTCCACGTACGGGGCTCCACTGCGACGGCTGCATGAACCGTATCCGCAGCAAGCTCTTCAAGATTAAAGGTACACACTTGCACTCGTGATAAGATCGATGGAATTTGGCTCCATTCAGGCATTCACTATGCAGTATGCACTCATGATTTTGCCAACCATGGTGGATGGATGGACGGTGAAGGAGTGGAGCAGGTGCGCATGCATGGACATGGGCAAGAACCAGGTGACGGGAACGGGGACCATGGACGCCAATGTGAGCAGCAATAGAGTTGTGGATAGGAGAATTGGGGGTAGGATTGGAGAATTGGGGAAGAGATCAGAAGAACAGCACGCGAGGGGAACGGGAGTGGCGCGATGAGGAATGATTAGAAGAGTAATAGGTTTTTGGTTTACAAATTACTCCCTCTCCTGATATACTCTCGTTACAAGGCTGAGCCCTGGACTCGTGCTCGCAGGCGCTCATGCCCAAACGTTGCCGATGACGTTCCTGTTGGGCTTCTTGTTCTGGGTGCTCCTGCGCGGCCCATGGGCTTCTTCCTCCGGACGATCATGAGTAGCCGAGTAGGCATGGCGCTAACAGTCCCCGAGGCATGAGTACCTGCTTGACCCCAAGCAGGTGCACGGGGAAATGCTTGATGAAGAGCCTCCTGTGACTCCCAGGTCGACATGTCCTTCGGCCACCCTGACCATTGCACCAGCACTTGTTCGCCTGTACTGCCGTCATCAGGAGCTGGTTGATGCTTGAGTATGTCAACTGGAACACGGGGCAGCTCAATATCAGTAGGAAACTGAGATGAAACAATAGTACCAGGAAGGACCGCCTTCTTCAGTTGAGAGACATGGAACGTGGGGTGAACAGCTGAGGTAGGTGGCAACTCAAGAGTATACGCCACCATCCCAACACGAGGCAACACCTTGAATGGCCCGAAATATTTGAAGGCCAACTTCTGATTTCCTCTATGAGCCAAGGTTGTCTGGACATAGGGCTGCAATTTGACAAACACCAGATCACCGACATTGAACTGCCGCTCAGATCGGTGCTTGTCGCCTGGCGCTTCATGCGTTCTTTGGCACGGGCCAGATGCTGGAGAATGAGATCTGACATGACTTGGCGATCCTGAATCCAATCACTCAATTCAGGCATCGAGACAGAATCCATAGCCGCAATCCCAAAATGCCGAGGAGGGTAActgttatgtggctgctaggattgagaggaaagtcgagggagcggcggcggctgaCGCGCTACAGTACCCGTGGCGCTACAGTGCACGGGTACTGTTCATGGCGGCAGCGGCTAGGCTGCAAGGGCGCTGAGGGAGGCCGATCGCGGGGCTTCGCCCATggccggcaagagagaagggatttccttctaatctcttgcttcattctagattgatacatctcctctcattatatagagaggtctaacttggcccctaagcaagcgactaattaaccctaatgggctaaggcccaataggcccttgactcctctaacactacaccccacctggacatgtagctcgtcctcgagctgcaatCTAACGATGACACTAACGATGCCTCCACTAGACACAAACCTAACACCTAAAAATAAGTCTTTTATATCTCGGCTTATTTTATTGACCTGAAGAAGACTACGACTCTTTATTTTTGACTCCTGAAGATACGGCGGGCACCCTCCGCTTGCTGGACCAGCACGTGTGTAGCCACCTGGATCCCATGGAGACCATCGGAACGAGAGGGGTGCACGGGTATGGCCACCTAGAATTAGTGGCAACAGCAACCAGCAGAGACGTGCTCGTGGCGGACGGTGGCGGAATGCGATGGCGCTAGGCAGTGCGTTCCCGCCGGTGACAAGGAGGAAAGCTGTTCCCATATCGCCGGTGCCGCAGAGTTGGAGTTCGCCGCCCACGGAAAAAACACCATGCTTGCGCCTGAAGACAACATCAGGTTGGCGCGGTTGCTGGTGGCCGTCCGACCAGGCGAGGTTGACCGACCATGCTAGGTCGCGTGCCCCTATGCTGAGGTCGACCGTCGCCAAGGTCGCCTCGTGCATAGGTGAACGCATCTTCTGCAGCCGCCGGCGCGCTAGGAGGCCACGCGCCGCAGCCTACAGCCGCACCGCCGCAAACACCTGGCAGGCACTTGCCCGCGCAATCGCCTTCCACTCCGTGAGCTGCAAGGCTGCTGCTGTAGGGACGACTGGCCGCAAACCGGCGATCCAAGTCGGAAGCGGTGGCGGCGACGGCAGCGGCTGCTGCTAGGACGTCGGCGGCGGGTTCGGCTGCGGCCCCAGCAGGAACCCATGAATCCCGGCCACCATCTTGCCGAGGTCAAGGACAGCCGCCGTCAACTGCTCATTCGTCATGACGCCCACGGCGGAGGACGACGGGTGGACACGATCGAACCacatgatcgaaccagagatctctAATACCAGATGTTATGTgactgctaggattgagaggagagagtcgAGGGGAGCGGCAGCGGCTGACGCGCTACAGTACCCATGGCGCTACAGTACCACGGGTACTGTTCAtggtggcggcggctagggctgcaagggcgctgggggaggctggccgcggggcttcgcccacggccggcaagagagaagggattttcttctaatctcttgcttcattctagattgatacatctcctctcattATATAGAGAGATCTAACTTGGCCCCTAAGCAAACGACTAATTAACTCTAAtgggctaaggcccaataggcccttgaTTCCTCTAACAGTAACCATATAGAGTTTCAAATGGAGAGCGACCAATTGCGGAGTGAGAAGAAGAATTGTGCCACGAGAGGAAGCCAATTAGCCCATTTTGATGGACAAACATTAACAAAGCAGCGAAGGAAGGTCTCCATAGATTGGTTTAAGCGCTCGGTCTGGCTGTCGGACTATGGGTGTTAATTTGAACTCATCTGCAGCTTAACGTCAGCCAGGCGAAAAAGTTTTGACCAAAATCTGCTGGTGAATATACGgtctctatctgagacaataacATCAGGCAAGCCATGGAGGCGGTAAACATGATTAAAAAACAGCTTGGCAACCCCAGCAGCAGTATATGGATGTGAAAACATCAGGAAATGGGCATACTTCGTGAAGGAATCAATGACAACCAGGATGCAATTCGCATGTTGGGAGCAGGGCAGACCTTCAACGAAGTCGAGGGAAATGATCTGCCAGGCCGTAGAAGGCACAAGCAATGGTTGGGGTAGACCGGGAAGACGTGACCAATCCGGCTTAGCTCTTTGACAGGTTAGGCAAGAGCTGACAAAGTCATGCACAACTGACTTCATTCCCTTCCAAGCAAACAATTGCTTCATCCTGGTATACATAGCTAGAAACCCGGAGTGGCCACCCAGAGCGTTGGAATGACAAGCCTAAATTAATTTCTGATGAAGTGCCTTGTTGGCGGCAATCCAGATGCGCCGATGAAACCGCAAGATCCCGTCACGTAATGAAAATGAGGAATGGACTAAGGATCAATAGCGAGTTTAGTGAGCATCGACTGAGAAACTGGGTCATCCACATAAGTCTCCACCACTTCTTGGATCCACTAAGGAGTAACAGCAGAAATAGCAGCGCAAGAAGACAGCAGTGCTGGGTCGCGGGACAGAGCATCAGCTACCTTGTTGGAACTCCTAGCCTTGTACACAATGCGATATTGAAGCCCCAACACCTTGGTGAACAACTTCTGTTGCCATGGCGTATGAAGTCGTTAATCAGTAAGCTGGACCAGACTGTTGATCAGTAAAaatagtgaacttagcaaactgtAAGTATTGGCGCCATTGTTGTACTGCCAGTAAAACAACCATCCATGTATTCTTCTTCGTAAGTGCTCAATCCTTTAGACTTGGTCCCCAGAGCACGACTGATGTAAGCCACAGTGTAAggaaccgtgacgcctaagaggggaagttgaattaggcaacttaaaactctaactctaaactatgacctatTTTCTATCATTAGTAAAAaaactatgcaaaagataaactatctaaatatgtaactacgatttttgctagtatgttgctatctctaccacaaaaagaagttatgcaacctaggttctaaacttatcaactagcctattactaagctagaaaagtaaagcacaaaccaagattgcaatataaatatggaagctaaagagtaaggtagagatatacaaactctcgtcgacgactccggtatttttaccgaggtatcgagaagcacgcaagcttccccctagtcctggttggagcccctcgtaaggaatccctcacaaggaccaagctcccgatcgggtaactccatggatagccccggaTGTTTCCcaagcgcaagtgggtctccggtgtgccttccggcaagcctctcctagactgctccccgccgtcttcactatcaagcttttggtcGAATCGCcgagggccttgttcccttcggtacacggtgacgcccacaccacaaacgcggttggtgtgatctcataagactacaagctcctctgatgtacaacaatggtgcgcgcaggcactgagtggtaagaggtgtgcaaacctcactaaacactaggtctaaatctagagcaagcgcataagcggtggtctaatcaacctaagcagttcgtaaagcacctacgctaatcaccaaatgaatcactaagcattatgtaagtggagattactaaaatggtgtatcaacacccttgctatgtttcctcagctctccactcctcaaatggctagttgggggtctatttataagtcccatggagaaagtagccgttggggatgaaacccagctttctgccactgatcgaacgctgttgtcgtcctgaccggacgcgtctggtcgtcctgATCGTTGAGCGCGTGCGTAGAGATCGGACGCACTGCCGAGT
This DNA window, taken from Miscanthus floridulus cultivar M001 chromosome 13, ASM1932011v1, whole genome shotgun sequence, encodes the following:
- the LOC136499369 gene encoding nucleotide pyrophosphatase/phosphodiesterase-like isoform X2, producing the protein MAWSPSGGAAATMAVALLVAAAAMLAGTTASASPAEGIQPLSKIAVHKATVEMQPSAYVEATQSLLGEQAQDTEWVTVKYGWTDPSDDDWIGVFSPAEFNSSATCPNPWPAEEPYLCTAPIKYQFANYSANYIYWGKGSIRLQLINQRSDFSFALFTGGLDNPKLISVSEPISFKNPKAPVFPRLAQGKSHDEMTVTWTSGYDIGEAYPFVEWGALVAGAAQPQQLARAPAGTLTFNQGSMCGEPARTVGWRDPGFIHTAFLRDLWPNKEYYYRIGHELHDGSVVWGKRAYTFRAPPSPGQKSLQRVIVFGDMGKAERDGSNEYAAYQPGSLNTTDTLISDLDNYDIVFHIGDMPYANGYISQWDQFTAQVAPITATKPYMVASGNHERDWPDTAAFWDVEDSGGECGVPAETYYYYPAENRANFWYKVDYGMFRFCVADSEHDWRVGTPQYEFIEHCLSTVDRKHQPWLIFATHRVLGYSSNAWYAGEGSFEEPEGRENLQKLWQKYRVDIAFFGHVHNYERTCPMYQSQCMTSEKSHYSGTMNGTIFVVAGGGGCHLSEYTTAIPKWSIYRDHDFGFTKLTAFNHSSLLFEYKKSSDGKVYDSFTIHRDYRDVLRCVHDSCFPTTLAT
- the LOC136499369 gene encoding nucleotide pyrophosphatase/phosphodiesterase-like isoform X1, which produces MAPYALHHTTSRQPSNAAAMGRAVAMAVALLVAAAATLPGTATASPAEGIQPLSKIAVHKATVEMQPSAYVQATPSLLGEQGEDTEWVTVKYGWTDPSDDDWIGVFSPAEFNSSATCPNPWPAEEPYLCTAPIKYQFANYSANYIYWGKGSIRLQLINQRSDFSFALFTGGLDNPKLISVSEPISFKNPKAPVFPRLAQGKSHDEMTVTWTSGYDIGEAYPFVEWGALVAGAAQPQQLARAPAGTLTFNQGSMCGEPARTVGWRDPGFIHTAFLRDLWPNKEYYYRIGHELHDGSVVWGKRAYTFRAPPSPGQKSLQRVIVFGDMGKAERDGSNEYAAYQPGSLNTTDTLISDLDNYDIVFHIGDMPYANGYISQWDQFTAQVAPITATKPYMVASGNHERDWPDTAAFWDVEDSGGECGVPAETYYYYPAENRANFWYKVDYGMFRFCVADSEHDWRVGTPQYEFIEHCLSTVDRKHQPWLIFATHRVLGYSSNAWYAGEGSFEEPEGRENLQKLWQKYRVDIAFFGHVHNYERTCPMYQSQCMTSEKSHYSGTMNGTIFVVAGGGGCHLSEYTTAIPKWSIYRDHDFGFTKLTAFNHSSLLFEYKKSSDGKVYDSFTIHRDYRDVLRCVHDSCFPTTLAT